CCGGATTATAGCTTCTGAAATTGTAGTTCATGAGGCCCTCAAAAAGCAATTATCATGTTGAAATTATATAATATTTTACCGAATTCGGCCTCATTTTGCAACTAATATTTGCGGGACAGACTCTATGACACTGCCCGACGAACAAAATAACTTAGAGCATAAAAAAAGGCCGGGACCCGCGCCATATATCTGGGCAGCAATTACATTCCTGTCTGCGGGGCTGCTTTTCATAGCCCCCGGGATGGACTGGCAGCTTGTCGTACATCGAATAGCATGGCCTCTCAGCCGTATCCTGATAATCATGGCCCTCAGCCTCAGCTTAAGTGCCCTGGTAGAAGGGATGGGCTGGTCTGCAATAATTGCAAATCTATCCAGGCCGCTCATGCGTACAGGCAACTTCAGTGACTGGAGCGGGACCGCCTTTACAACGGCCTTTCTTTCAGGTGTCGCTGCAAATACCATTCTCTGGAACGTATATAAAGAGAAGAAATTAAGCAGGCGAGAGATGCTTCTGGCTACACTCCTGAATCTGGGTCTTCCTTCCTACACGCTGCATCTCCCAACTACCATTGCCATAATTATACCACTTGTCGGGAGAGCCGGATTGATATACGTGGGGTTGACCCTTATGGCTGCATTGCTCAGGACTATAATAATACTCTTCCTGGGCCGCTTAATGCTGCCATCACCTGAGAAAATGAGAGGACCGGGACCGGAATATCAAGATAGGGAGGGATTGGAACCAAGAAAGGAGCGGGTGAAAAAGCTCCTGGCCCAATATCTCTCTGGCCGCCTCAACCAAATAGCCATGTATACCGTGCCAATCTATATTATGGTAGTTCTCCTCCAGCAATGGGAATTTTTTGATTGGCTTCAGCACAAAAGTGCATCAATAATTACCAGTGAGGCCCTGCCTGTGGAAGGCATATCTGTAGTGGTATTCAGTATAGTTGCGGAATTCACGGCCGGAGCCGCGGCAGCCGGGGCCATGCTGAATGCAGGAGTGCTCACTGTGAAAGAAACCGTGCTGGCGCTTCTCTTCGGCAGTATAATTGCAACTCCTGTAAGGGCCATGAGACACCAACTTCCGAGATATCTGGGTATCTTTCAGCCAAAAATGGGCATAATCATACTCCTGATGGGACAGGCCTTGCGTGTTACAAGCGTTGTGATAGTAGGTTTCATATATTTTCTCGTGTGTTGATTCGAAAACAAGTATTATACAGGTATTATCATGAAAAAATCCCCTTATTTCTTGTCGTTATTTCTATTTATCCTGGCATTTTTAGCGTCCTTTGGCACCCCGGCCCGGTCTGAAGCCGGCGGGGAAAATATCGACAACATACCCATAGTCCGTGTCAACGTAATCCTGGATGTAGAAAACCGCCTGATAAAGGGCGGGATCTCTGCACAACTCCCCATGGGAAAAACGATATGGATA
This sequence is a window from Deltaproteobacteria bacterium. Protein-coding genes within it:
- a CDS encoding nucleoside recognition protein, whose amino-acid sequence is MTLPDEQNNLEHKKRPGPAPYIWAAITFLSAGLLFIAPGMDWQLVVHRIAWPLSRILIIMALSLSLSALVEGMGWSAIIANLSRPLMRTGNFSDWSGTAFTTAFLSGVAANTILWNVYKEKKLSRREMLLATLLNLGLPSYTLHLPTTIAIIIPLVGRAGLIYVGLTLMAALLRTIIILFLGRLMLPSPEKMRGPGPEYQDREGLEPRKERVKKLLAQYLSGRLNQIAMYTVPIYIMVVLLQQWEFFDWLQHKSASIITSEALPVEGISVVVFSIVAEFTAGAAAAGAMLNAGVLTVKETVLALLFGSIIATPVRAMRHQLPRYLGIFQPKMGIIILLMGQALRVTSVVIVGFIYFLVC